One stretch of Epinephelus lanceolatus isolate andai-2023 chromosome 15, ASM4190304v1, whole genome shotgun sequence DNA includes these proteins:
- the lingo2b gene encoding leucine-rich repeat and immunoglobulin-like domain-containing nogo receptor-interacting protein 2b, producing MTEGNVGKRDMQHPALIHCHLFLGGALLLLLASPALSCPARCECSAQSKSVSCHRKRLPTIPEGIPIETRVLDLSKNKLRIITPDNFSSFQQLEDLDLSDNLISVVEPSSFRSQLALRSLNFRSNLLQLVPAGVLSGLTNLTRLDLSHNRLVVLLDHAFQDLRKLMYLEVGDNELVFISQRAFTGLLGLQSLTLERSNLTVVPTDALAHLHSLVELRMRYLSISFLKPFSFKRLSRLRRLEIDYWPWLDTLPPLSLHGLNLTTLFITNTNLSAFPGAALRNVPYLTHLNLSYCRIQHIHQGELGQLPHLLELHLQGAQLISIEPFAFVGLKSLQLLDVSQNRLDSLERGVFASPDSLQRLCLGGNPLVCDCRLLWLLNSHKPPSLQILDVQPECSAPEHLLGKSLRDLKEPLVSRYMTCTKPRIGPNTTQLLMADEGQPARLSCMAEGAPRPSVVWITPHRRYITTKSSGRVEVQPDGTLEIKAAELHDSGVYLCIASNPAGNASLSASLAVKSLGIGDRSHYSNRSSNYLTDSNSTWGNGTVLYNMTVPIDIKTIIISTAMGCLSFLGVVIFCFLLLFAWSRGKGRHKSNFDIEYVPRKSNGASADMTETSGPRRVNMKMI from the coding sequence ATGACAGAGGGCAACGTGGGTAAAAGAGACATGCAACACCCGGCCCTGATCCACTGCCACCTCTTCCTGGGCGGGGCCTTGCTGCTTCTCCTGGCCAGCCCGGCTCTGAGCTGCCCCGCCCGATGCGAGTGCTCTGCCCAAAGCAAGTCGGTTAGCTGCCACCGCAAGCGCCTGCCCACCATCCCGGAAGGCATCCCCATTGAGACGCGTGTCCTGGACCTCAGTAAAAACAAGCTACGCATCATCACACCAGACAACTTCTCTTCATTCCAGCAGCTGGAAGACCTGGACCTCAGCGACAACCTCATCAGTGTGGTCGAACCCAGCTCGTTTCGGTCCCAGCTTGCTCTCCGCTCGCTCAACTTTCGCAGCAACTTGCTTCAGCTAGTTCCTGCTGGCGTGCTGTCAGGCCTGACCAACCTCACTCGCCTCGATCTCAGCCACAACCGACTGGTGGTTCTCTTGGATCATGCCTTCCAAGATCTGCGGAAGTTGATGTACCTGGAAGTGGGTGACAACGAGCTGGTTTTCATCTCTCAGCGGGCCTTTACAGGATTGCTTGGACTCCAAAGTCTGACCCTGGAGCGTTCTAATCTGACCGTGGTCCCTACTGATGCTCTGGCACATCTGCACAGCCTGGTTGAGCTGCGCATGCGCTATTTGAGCATTAGTTTTCTAAAGCCTTTCTCCTTTAAGAGGTTATCACGTCTCCGCCGACTAGAGATTGATTACTGGCCCTGGCTGGACACATTGCCTCCCCTCTCACTGCATGGCCTCAACCTCACAACGTTGTTCATAACCAACACTAACCTGTCTGCCTTCCCTGGCGCAGCCCTGCGCAACGTGCCCTACCTCACACATCTCAACTTGTCCTACTGCCGCATCCAGCACATCCATCAGGGAGAGCTGGGTCAACTCCCTCACCTGCTGGAGCTCCACCTCCAAGGGGCTCAGCTGATTTCTATTGAGCCTTTTGCATTTGTGGGCCTCAAATCTTTGCAACTACTGGATGTGTCACAGAACCGCCTGGACTCTCTGGAGAGGGGAGTGTTTGCCTCGCCAGACAGCCTCCAGAGGCTCTGTCTGGGTGGAAACCCATTAGTGTGCGACTGCAGATTGCTTTGGCTGCTCAATAGCCACAAGCCACCCTCTCTGCAGATTCTGGATGTGCAGCCAGAGTGCAGCGCCCCTGAGCACCTCCTGGGGAAATCTCTCCGTGACCTCAAGGAGCCTCTGGTCTCTAGATACATGACCTGCACCAAACCACGGATTGGACCCAACACGACCCAGCTACTGATGGCTGATGAGGGTCAGCCCGCCCGCCTGAGCTGCATGGCAGAGGGAGCGCCTCGGCCCTCAGTGGTATGGATTACACCTCACAGACGCTATATCACAACCAAGAGCAGCGGCAGGGTGGAAGTCCAACCAGATGGAACCCTGGAGATCAAGGCAGCGGAGCTGCATGACAGCGGGGTGTATTTGTGTATTGCCAGTAACCCTGCTGGCAACGCTAGCCTGTCGGCCTCTTTAGCTGTGAAGAGCCTGGGCATTGGAGACAGATCCCACTATAGCAACAGGAGCTCAAACTATCTGACAGACTCTAACAGCACATGGGGGAATGGGACAGTACTGTATAACATGACAGTCCCCATAGACATTAAGACTATCATTATATCTACAGCCATGGGCTGCCTGTCCTTCCTGGGTGTGGTCATCTTCTGCTTCCTGCTACTGTTTGCCTGGAGCCGAGGGAAAGGACGCCATAAGAGCAACTTTGATATTGAGTATGTCCCTCGCAAATCCAACGGGGCATCAGCAGACATGACAGAAACAAGCGGCCCACGACGGGTTAACATGAAAATGATTTGA